A region from the Natronomonas salsuginis genome encodes:
- a CDS encoding non-canonical purine NTP pyrophosphatase translates to MLRYVTTNEGKVREAEEYLRDEVDAFEYDYTEIQADSLEAVAAHGAREAFEHVGEPVIVDDAGLFLDGFDGFPGPYSAYVEDTLGVERVGRLARREDEPRAAFRCVIAYCDGEPFDASPEPVDLDDRRGHDLSAEARSTATTDDTIAGTALPVKLFTGAVPGRIVEPRGNGGFGYDPIFEHDGTTFAEMTAAEKNAISHRGRALGKFAEWFAGR, encoded by the coding sequence ATGCTTCGGTACGTGACGACGAACGAGGGGAAGGTTCGCGAGGCCGAGGAGTACCTCCGCGATGAAGTCGACGCGTTCGAGTACGACTACACAGAGATTCAGGCGGACTCGCTGGAAGCGGTCGCCGCTCACGGCGCACGCGAGGCGTTCGAACACGTCGGCGAGCCGGTCATCGTCGACGACGCGGGGCTGTTTCTCGACGGATTCGACGGCTTTCCGGGGCCGTACTCGGCGTACGTCGAGGACACCCTCGGCGTCGAGCGCGTCGGCCGTCTCGCCCGCCGCGAGGACGAGCCGCGAGCCGCGTTCCGGTGTGTGATCGCCTACTGCGACGGCGAGCCGTTCGACGCCTCGCCCGAGCCGGTCGACCTCGACGACCGTCGCGGCCACGATCTCTCCGCCGAGGCGCGCTCGACGGCGACGACGGACGACACTATCGCCGGAACTGCCCTCCCGGTCAAACTGTTCACCGGTGCGGTTCCCGGTCGGATCGTCGAGCCCCGAGGAAACGGCGGGTTCGGCTACGACCCGATCTTCGAACACGACGGGACGACGTTCGCGGAGATGACGGCGGCCGAAAAGAACGCCATCTCCCATCGGGGTCGAGCGCTCGGGAAGTTCGCTGAGTGGTTCGCCGGGCGGTAA
- the aceB gene encoding malate synthase AceB: protein MAAIDKRTHERKFVRTFFTTPTAVEGEDDSAKMLEGAAGLSGMEAPDVWVPDNEDATAPNMRDEGAQNIIDVVSEYGPDYPGEIHPRVVWHRDSPSTRYQGFQRMLEITDPDNGAVEYIDGFVIPEVGDIDDWKKADEFFTIIENEHGLEEGSLKMSVIIESGAAELAMGKLRDEMGKPTNNLQRMFLLVDGEVDYTKDMRAITPTGGLPAWPELRHNTSRGASANGLIAVDGPYDDIRDVEGYRERMTENQAKGMLGIWSLTPGQVVEANTSPLPPQAGYWLLDADGREVKLEREDGVEVYSGNRVSLEETDDGYVLSVGSDDLEVSEEELQEELLDLLDYVPSLDDIVDSMEEFEAAKESGKGAIAMTQSATVEIDGVQVDVSRDRMWDEATYQALQTPITLFQDVYENRPDQHDDLAELYDEAVVERAMDVGN, encoded by the coding sequence ATGGCTGCAATCGACAAGCGTACACACGAGCGAAAATTCGTCCGGACGTTCTTTACCACCCCGACGGCCGTCGAGGGCGAGGACGACTCGGCGAAAATGCTGGAAGGTGCCGCGGGACTCAGCGGGATGGAGGCCCCCGACGTCTGGGTTCCGGACAACGAGGACGCCACCGCGCCGAACATGCGCGACGAGGGCGCACAGAACATCATCGACGTCGTCTCGGAGTACGGCCCCGACTACCCTGGCGAGATCCATCCGCGCGTCGTCTGGCACCGCGACAGTCCGTCGACACGGTATCAGGGCTTTCAGCGAATGCTCGAGATCACGGATCCGGACAACGGCGCGGTCGAGTACATCGACGGGTTCGTCATCCCCGAAGTCGGCGACATCGACGACTGGAAGAAAGCCGACGAGTTCTTCACAATCATCGAGAACGAGCACGGCCTCGAGGAGGGGAGCCTCAAGATGTCCGTCATCATCGAGAGCGGGGCCGCCGAGTTGGCGATGGGCAAGCTCCGCGACGAGATGGGCAAACCGACCAACAACCTCCAGCGGATGTTCCTCCTCGTCGACGGCGAGGTCGACTACACGAAGGACATGCGCGCGATCACGCCGACCGGCGGGCTTCCGGCGTGGCCGGAACTGCGACACAACACCTCCCGCGGCGCGAGCGCGAACGGGCTCATTGCGGTCGACGGCCCCTACGACGACATCCGCGACGTCGAGGGCTACCGCGAGCGGATGACCGAGAATCAGGCGAAGGGCATGCTGGGCATCTGGTCGCTCACGCCCGGACAGGTCGTCGAAGCCAACACGTCCCCGCTCCCGCCGCAGGCGGGCTACTGGCTCCTCGACGCTGACGGCCGCGAGGTCAAACTCGAACGCGAGGACGGCGTCGAGGTCTACAGCGGGAACCGCGTCTCCCTCGAAGAGACCGACGACGGCTACGTTCTCTCTGTCGGGTCAGACGACCTCGAGGTCAGCGAGGAGGAACTGCAGGAGGAACTGCTGGACCTGCTGGATTACGTCCCGAGCCTCGACGACATCGTCGACTCCATGGAAGAGTTCGAGGCCGCAAAGGAGTCCGGCAAGGGCGCGATCGCGATGACCCAGTCGGCGACGGTCGAGATCGACGGCGTGCAGGTCGACGTCAGCCGCGATCGGATGTGGGACGAGGCGACGTATCAGGCGCTTCAAACCCCGATCACGCTGTTTCAGGACGTCTACGAGAATCGCCCGGACCAGCACGACGACCTCGCCGAACTGTACGACGAGGCGGTCGTCGAGCGCGCGATGGACGTCGGGAACTGA
- the aceA gene encoding isocitrate lyase, whose product MTQDNDGTDEVASRVQNTESIVRDVDNPAARELRQKFDEQDFTFAPGLYHALDARLAEMAGLDAAYMSGYSTVLGQFGFPDLEMVTMTEMVENAKRIVEATNLPVVADCDTGYGGVHNVRRAVREYEKAGVAAVHIEDQTTPKRCGHIAGKQIIPRDEAEARFSAAVDAKQSEDTIVIARTDAYGSANGDWEEHLERGRIYADAGVDLVWPEMPDPSREDAVNYAETIHETHPELDLAFNYSSSFAWSKEEDPLTFQELGDLGYQYIFITLYALHSGAHAVYEDMANIAENDEEAQFDLEGRYLDHPTESHHELSFVSRFQNIEAQFDPEAQARMEQSAGFTEEESDPLTSGDD is encoded by the coding sequence ATGACGCAGGACAACGACGGAACCGACGAAGTCGCCAGTCGCGTTCAGAACACCGAATCGATCGTCAGGGACGTCGACAACCCCGCGGCGCGCGAACTCCGTCAGAAGTTCGACGAGCAGGATTTCACCTTTGCCCCCGGTCTCTACCACGCCCTCGACGCGAGGCTCGCGGAGATGGCCGGGCTGGACGCCGCGTACATGTCCGGCTACTCGACGGTGCTCGGCCAGTTCGGGTTCCCGGACCTCGAGATGGTCACGATGACCGAGATGGTCGAGAACGCAAAGCGGATCGTCGAAGCGACGAACCTTCCGGTCGTCGCCGACTGTGACACCGGGTACGGCGGCGTTCACAACGTTCGCCGTGCCGTCCGCGAGTACGAAAAAGCCGGCGTCGCCGCAGTCCACATCGAAGACCAGACGACGCCGAAGCGCTGCGGACACATCGCCGGCAAGCAGATCATCCCGCGCGACGAGGCTGAAGCGCGTTTCTCCGCCGCCGTCGACGCCAAGCAGTCCGAGGATACGATCGTCATCGCCCGGACGGACGCGTACGGCTCCGCGAACGGCGACTGGGAGGAACACCTCGAGCGCGGGCGCATCTACGCCGACGCGGGCGTCGATCTGGTCTGGCCCGAAATGCCCGATCCGTCCCGCGAGGACGCCGTCAACTACGCCGAGACGATCCACGAGACGCACCCCGAACTGGACCTCGCGTTCAACTACTCCAGTTCCTTCGCGTGGTCGAAAGAGGAGGATCCGCTCACGTTCCAAGAGCTCGGTGACCTCGGCTACCAGTACATCTTCATCACGCTATACGCGCTCCACTCCGGCGCACACGCGGTCTACGAGGATATGGCCAACATCGCCGAGAACGATGAGGAAGCCCAGTTCGACCTGGAGGGCCGCTATCTCGACCACCCGACCGAGAGCCACCACGAACTCTCGTTCGTCTCGCGATTCCAGAACATCGAAGCGCAGTTCGATCCGGAGGCACAGGCACGAATGGAGCAGTCCGCCGGATTCACAGAGGAAGAGAGCGATCCGCTGACTTCGGGCGACGACTGA